The stretch of DNA GGGTTTAGACTGCTAAGACAAAATGGATATAATGTGCCTCAAGGTAAACgaccaaacaaaaaattaataaatgtggGATCAGTCATAATCCATTCTTTATAGCTAAAACTTGTGAGCTTTGTTAATTGCAGAGATTTTCAATAGTTTCAAGGATGAAAAGGGAAGTTTCTTGACACGCCTTTGTGACGATATTGAGGGAATGTTGGGTTTGTATGAAGCCTCATTCCTTTTAATAGACGGTGAAGGTATCTTGGAAGAAGCAAGAGATTTTTCAATCAAGCATCTTACAGGCTACTTGGAGAAAAGCAAAGACCAAAATCTTTCTGCCATGGTGAGCCATGCTCTAGAGCTCCCACTCCATTGGAGGATGCTAAGGTTGGAAACAAGGTGGTATATTGATGTATATAGGAGCAAAGAAGGCATGAACCCTTTCTTGCTAAAGCTTGCAGAAATGGATTTCAACGTGGTACAAGCAGCCCATCAAGAAGATCTAAAACAAGCATCAAGGTAAAAAAAGCATGTACTTTTTCATTCAAAAGGTTCTAAAAAAACACTCTGTTATTACTCTAAAACTGATAATCCCTTATTAATTGATTCTCATTAAGGTGGTGGAAGAGTACTGGGTTGGAAGAGACGTTGACCTTTGCGAGGGATAGGCTGATGGAGAATTTCTTCTGGACAGTGGGAGTAATATTTCAGCCTGATTTTGGATATTGTAGGAGAATGTTGACAAAGCTCATCACACTGATGACAACAATAGATGATGTTTATGATGTATATGGTTCTTTGGAAGAACTGGAGCTCTTCACGGATGCCATTGAGAGGTATGCACTAAATGGCAATACACAATTAGTgctaactattatatatataaggccATCTTTGACATAAGAAGTACTATATTCTGTTTGATTTCCAGATGGGATACCAATGCAATGGATCAACTCCCATATTACATGAAGATATGTTTCCTTACTCTCCACAACGCCGTCAACGAAATGGCTTTCGACGTGCTGAAGGAACAAGGATCCCACATCATTCGATACCTTAAGAAAGTGGTATTGAATTGGCTTCTATACTcttgaatattaatatatgtagttcaaactcttttcttttctttctttcttatatatatactgaTCACTCACTCTTTTGATCTTCATTGCTTGCTCCATTATAAATGTTTTCAGATGGTAGATTTGTGTAGATCTTTTATGTTGGAAGCTAAGTGGTTCTACACCGGATATAAACCAAGCTTTCAAGAATATATAGAGAATGCATGGATCTCAATTGCAGCACCAGTTGTATTGGTGCATGCATATTTTCTTGTCACGAATCCAATAACAACAGAAGCTTTGGAGTGCTTGGAAGGGTACCCAGATATAATCCGTTGGTCATCTCTGATAGTAAGGCTTACTGATGATCTTGGAACCTCTAAGGTACGTATGCTGGCTGCAAATTGCATCATCTGCATGCATCCAATACATTACACCAAAATATACACTACATCTAATGCCTGGCGGCCTGATCCCCGGCCTGTTTGAAAACAAGCTGTGATGATCATTTGCAGTCAGCTCCAAAGACTTCTATATCTTCCAAATTCCATTATTGaggtaaaaaaacaaaaaaaaacaaaacaaaacagacgACTTAGTTATTGTGAACCCCACACGAacagcattaaaaaaaaagttaatagaattatataatttaatctaGTCGTAAAAAGAAAGGTTGTTCCATATTCTAGATTTTGTTGTTTCTGGTCATATATGCTGACGTGGCATATAATTTAAGTACCTGTCTAATTAAGTAGTAGACATatgaaatcacttaaaatgtgtCACCACAGCAggtgtaaattgtaattaaagAATGAGAATAATCGTtacttaaagaataaaatatatttgttagagattttatttaaagttatatGTGTCCCTTGTTTAAAGATCGTGGCGGAACGTaacattcttatatatatatatatatcatgtgtattTTGAAACACAGGATGAGCTAAAAAGAGGCGATGTTCCTAAATCAATCCAATGTTATATGAACGAAACTGGtgttgatgttgatgaagatGATGCACGTGAATACATAAGATCTTTGATTAGTGCGACGTGGAAGAAGATGAATAAAGAACAACTCTTAACTTCTCCCTTATCTAAAATATATGTTGAAAGCGCTATAAACCTTGCAAGAATGGCCCAATGCACATACCAGCATGGAGATGGACATGGCGTTCAAGATGGTGACACCAAGGATCGTGTTTTGTCATTACTTGTTCGTCCCATTCCTATAGATAAAGATCATTGATATGATTAATAATTGTTATGAGTGGAATATTTTAAGCTAAAAGGACTCGGGTAGGGACCGTGGGGCCTCTAATTACTCTTTAAATAATTAGTTGTTTTATGACAATCTTTTGATGTAAgttacttgaaaataaaaataaataaaagttttcattATGTTATAATCACAAGTGGGTTAAATTTGGGGACACTCTGGCCGTGCCGTTTCgacagtgagttgagataagatgagttaaaataaaaattaaaaattaaatagaatattattaaaatattattttttaatattattattattttaagaattgaaaaagttgaattttttattatactttttgtgaaaatttaataaaattataatgatgatatgatatgagatgaaatgaaacacttttacaATCCAAACTAGACCGTTCAATGATGAAAAAGAACAAGGAGATGAAAAAGGGATGATTAGTCCCAAAATCATATAGGTTATGAAAGtgaaataataatcttttatatGCACCAAGTAAATTAAAATTTCCATTTTATTGTTGAATTTATCAGAAACTTTCATCAAACGCATTCCCATCAATATGACTTATAATTCGTTTTTATAATATCATCATCATAATCTCAAATAGAC from Juglans microcarpa x Juglans regia isolate MS1-56 chromosome 3S, Jm3101_v1.0, whole genome shotgun sequence encodes:
- the LOC121257978 gene encoding myrcene synthase, chloroplastic-like; amino-acid sequence: MSLQILDSVRTCNPTRGLLPSKNPISPIPSGAVNVSDHHPFQSTTILNNSSTDSITVRRSADYRPTIWSYDYIQSLRSEYGESCTKQVIEKLKEEVRIMFKEVVDPLKKLELIDVLQRLGLSYHFEDEIKSILESIYNTTHGGGDMRKESLYATSLGFRLLRQNGYNVPQEIFNSFKDEKGSFLTRLCDDIEGMLGLYEASFLLIDGEGILEEARDFSIKHLTGYLEKSKDQNLSAMVSHALELPLHWRMLRLETRWYIDVYRSKEGMNPFLLKLAEMDFNVVQAAHQEDLKQASRWWKSTGLEETLTFARDRLMENFFWTVGVIFQPDFGYCRRMLTKLITLMTTIDDVYDVYGSLEELELFTDAIERWDTNAMDQLPYYMKICFLTLHNAVNEMAFDVLKEQGSHIIRYLKKVMVDLCRSFMLEAKWFYTGYKPSFQEYIENAWISIAAPVVLVHAYFLVTNPITTEALECLEGYPDIIRWSSLIVRLTDDLGTSKDELKRGDVPKSIQCYMNETGVDVDEDDAREYIRSLISATWKKMNKEQLLTSPLSKIYVESAINLARMAQCTYQHGDGHGVQDGDTKDRVLSLLVRPIPIDKDH